One Artemia franciscana chromosome 7, ASM3288406v1, whole genome shotgun sequence DNA segment encodes these proteins:
- the LOC136028837 gene encoding electron transfer flavoprotein regulatory factor 1-like — translation MTSQRNKVINLYKTLYHLGKEYPTGAENFHHKIKRIFLKNKDVKDPEQIEKLIKHGEFVVKELEALYMLRKYRTLKKRYYDED, via the exons ATGACTTCTCAAAGAAACAAAGTTATAAATCTTTATAAAACT ctttatCATCTTGGCAAAGAGTATCCTACTGGTGCTGAAAATTTTCATCACAAAATCAAGAGAATTTTTCTAAAGAATAAAGACGTCAAGGACCCTGAACAAATTGAAAAGCTAATAAAGCATGGGGAGTTTGTAGTCAAAGAACTTGAAGCCCTTTATATGCTGAGGAAATATCGAACATTGAAGAAACGCTACTATGATGAAGACTAA